In Dermacentor andersoni chromosome 11, qqDerAnde1_hic_scaffold, whole genome shotgun sequence, the sequence CACTGTAAATACTGGCATATAAAAAAGATAAAGAATGAAAACTTGTAACCGCAACTTTAGGTAAATCGAGCTTTGTCGATTTCTGCTCTCTCACCTGGCTGCCAGAGGCAGAAGGCCCAGCAAAGAACTCATCCGCAAAAGGGTCCTGCGCTCCACAACGGCTGAAGATGTTGCTGCTGCCCGACGAGGAGGAGGACGTGGCCACCGTGGCAGGCCGGGACGGTGACACGGAGGACGCATTGCTGCCGCTGCAGAAGCCTTCATCCGGTGGTGGAACTGCTAGTGGCGGAGGCGGGGGCGGGAAGGCCGGTGGAGGAGGACcctcgtcttcttcctcctcctcgaaCGTCTGCCAGCCGCTGACCGCACTGCTCAGTGGTACAGGCGGCTTCCTGGGAGGGCTTCGGAGCTCGCCGAAGGCCTTGTGGTTCCTGCCAAGACTTTTGGACAAGGGGCTCAGGGGGCTCTTCAGTTCACCAGTGTTGGTTCTGGGCTTGCCAACACCATCAACCAGGGACTCAAAGGGGCTCCCTCCGAAGGCGACGAGGTCGGGTTTGCCGCTAACATCGGAAAAGGGGTCCAAGGGACTACTGATGCTTGTGCTGTTGAGCTTGCCGAAACCCTCGGACGAGGAGTTCAGCGGGCTCTTCAGCTCACCAATGCTGGTGTATTGGTGTTTGCCAACCCCTTCGGCGAAAGAGTCAAGTGGGCTCTGGAGTTCATTGAAAGTGGAGTGGTGCCTGCTGCCACCATCTTCGGCCAAGGGGCCCAGGGGGCTCTTGAGCTCTCCAAAGGCGCTATGGCGATGTCTGCTGTTCTTCCCACTGCCTTCGGACAAGGGGTCCAGGTCAGCGAACAGGTCGGGCAGCGGAGTCGGAGGCAGGGAGGCCGTCACCTGGGGTGCGGTGCCAAATGGCAGGGTCCGCGGCGGCAGCACGGCgcggtgctgctgctgcgctgTCTGCAATGGTGAAGAACGTTGCACTGAAGCAAAACATCTATGGCCCCTTTGCTTCAGGCTTGGAAGACAAAGGGGGCTGTCCCCTATACAACCTCAATTCACTCGCATGTGCTACACAACATAATTTGCAGCCTGGTTATCTCTGATGTCAAGACAGGCCCATTAGCAAGTTGCCCTGTATCTACATTTTTATTCTAATGACGTTACAAGCAGATTTTGCCCTTCTTGCTGGTTTATTTTGCCTCAAATATAGTGACAAGATCCCACTTTTTTGCCTCCAATGTTATATAAAGCATTTGGCCTATTTGCCCTATTTTGTtgatctagaaaaaaaaaaggaacaagctACTGTCACATGCAAACCTGACCATCAGAAAACAGAATGGCTACAGATGAAGACAATTAACTGAAAGCCTAGCTGGATGAGGCAAACAGCAATGCCAAGTGTTTTATTGAATGGtgcagccgaaaaaaaaaatatatgctgcAATATTTGAGCACGAACGAAGCTGCAGTAAGTGCCAATGTCGTAAGGACTGAAAACAAGGTCTACTGTGCTTTGACGGTACAAATGACATATGGACAAATTGATATGACCCCAGCCGAATCAAGCATTTCACAAGGGTCGGTTCTTGGCCCTCTTTTATTTACAATAGTATACAGAAATGACTTACCCAATATCTTCACAAGTTTGCTTATTTACAGATGACTGCATTAACTAATGTAAGATAACCAACACTTCAGATGTATGCCTTCAGGCtgacttaaatttttttttatttatttaatgtctATGAGTGGTGTCCCACTTGGCAGATGAAAATTAATGCTAACAAATGTGGATCTCCTGTACTAACACAGCCTGCCCCACAAATGCAATGAATGACCTTCCACTGCAGTCTGTAGCATCATACTGCCACCTTGACATCCACGTAGTTAGCAATGTGTCCGGGAAACAACATGTACGACACATAGTATCTAAAGTGAACCGTACCTTAGGCTAAAGAAATTTTTACCTTGCTCCAGTTTCATTAAAGCTAGTGCTATACTCCATATGGATTCACCCAGTGCCATTTCTCCCAGCCTGCCGAGACGACCAATATAAGATCAACATACCCCAATGTAACACCGTCACGTGTTCACTGTAATTTTTTCCACAAACTTTCAATGAATGAAATAATCTACCCACATCAATAATTACCACTCGAGACCCCCTTCACTTTAAAAAAGCACTGAATAACTTGCTTTGTAACTTGTAATGATGCCTGTTTATCCTTTCACCATGTGCTATGTATTTTTTATGTAATAAGTATTTTTGTCATTTTATTATATAGTCTATTGCTTCTAAATATGCATACTTGGTTATGTGCTAtatttgctgtttctttttatattgtttttctttGACCCTACGCTCTATAATGTACCCacatgtaccttgagggtaatataaataaataaataaatatgcaatcCTGCTAATGTAGTCTTTAGGGAAACTGCagtgaagaggcaaagaaaaagcTTACAGCTGTCCGAGTTTAACTGACTTTAGTCACTCTCCAACTCCACGGACGAAAATTAGTTCCACGATTCATCATCACGAAAGTATCTTCTGCGACACCTACAATGCATACCAAAAGGCCAGAGTACCTGGAATTCAAGGCACATAAGTCCACTGGTTGCATGCCTGAAGGCAGAAGGTGTATGTATTTCCCTTTCGGCTATGTCACGTGTAAGTTACACAACATATATCTGCTACGGTGGCTCAGTGCCCATACATTGCTGCACTCTAAAGCCCAACGTTGCAGGTTAGATTCCCAGCCGCAACagtcacatttcgatggagggctGAATGCAAAAGAGCTCATGCACCGCGCTTTGCATGCCCATTACAGAACcccatgtggccaaaattaatctggaggtGTACATTACGCTGTCCCACTGCGCTGTTTTGGGAAGTGAAACATTAACTTTATCCAAAATAACTTTACTTAAGCTTTCTCTCTACCCAAAACGTATAATACAGAACCACAGCCCCGGCTTTATGGGGTTCTTATGAAATGGCAGCCCCCAAGCAATAAGAGAGA encodes:
- the LOC126517448 gene encoding uncharacterized protein isoform X1, with product MVVRSSGEHKQRVQLTVSLQGIKIRDDKTGELVFHHPVHRISFISQDANDARAFGYVCMTQDGSHRFIGIKTEKAASQLVVALRDLFQVVLEMKQHELRQAQLEQRQQLQEWKPPTDFSNRGEAQEVICSPQAESCGEPASSADSKTPTVDDLLDLQSELDSLQEGIQQMETTIAAAATLVSTDPFDTSFIVDPRQHHHHHHPGSRAFLSEPATPVGPPPPLLPPPPPTARTSQSTAFAGTAQQQHRAVLPPRTLPFGTAPQVTASLPPTPLPDLFADLDPLSEGSGKNSRHRHSAFGELKSPLGPLAEDGGSRHHSTFNELQSPLDSFAEGVGKHQYTSIGELKSPLNSSSEGFGKLNSTSISSPLDPFSDVSGKPDLVAFGGSPFESLVDGVGKPRTNTGELKSPLSPLSKSLGRNHKAFGELRSPPRKPPVPLSSAVSGWQTFEEEEEDEGPPPPAFPPPPPPLAVPPPDEGFCSGSNASSVSPSRPATVATSSSSSGSSNIFSRCGAQDPFADEFFAGPSASGSQDFSANASQGRPALLPGLSSSSPWPVSPQTAFFGR